A DNA window from bacterium contains the following coding sequences:
- a CDS encoding trypsin-like peptidase domain-containing protein yields MKSSRIMWTLLVLLCASYAFAQTQAFAPPDQQLLPPSSEYSVSAPQTVTLPAQDNRTFLLEDEANYALAQQQGVTPPALIARPQEVNYNLNNSGSWEMLPDGSRIWRLRIVSPNATDTWLVYDQWRIVKPCELFLYNDDRSMIYGPYTSVDNWDGTNVTPIIRGEAVTLEYHVPVDQSDVGELSVLRVLHGYRHFHDVEARDRDALDAFGDAEACHVNINCFGYMQEEKRAVALVADPMGGVCSGTMLNNTLQNGDPLFLTADHCLNGNQNNWLFYFNYESPACSPNTNGSLNHVVSNATLLSNWLDSDFALLRLSRPRPNSPFIPAFMGWDRWTGTPSSTYGIHHPIGDVKKGCEDYNPPTTSGWNGNFPNTHWAVQWDNGVTQGGSSGSPLIANTGRVIGQLHGGLSSCSTPNAADRYGKLSVSWDGGGNQSTRLRDWLDPNNSGSQVSNYWQPFGPPNDSCGQPGFTNITTLPFSASGSTLFAANNFNTIACNYTNTAPEVIYTLNLPCDHTVTVSTCGSNFDTELFVFQGSCSQWFTQAGCNDDFCGTQSQVTFNAQGGVSYTIVLEGYASSWGNFVLNVTGTAAGAQGNAQCPGYEITEVPYFTYGATDCGGDDVNPTCQSNDAQDVHWYWVSPYNQVMRAKTCYINFDTILQVREGGACPGTWATGCSDDYLCGTSSLASTVVFDASVGQVYYITMDGYNGATGFSSLELEVWNDACATPYVVPSLPFNDFGDTRPARDDIATYFNPAAKDVLFQYTSPICQNMGVSMCFETGYDSYVEVRTGGPCPGTTVVAFNDDYCGLASQATWAAEANRTYYIVVSGFQDSAGPFSIQFYNIPGAIPAPAGDVCETALQIATLPFTDYGNTCCMADNYTPCVGPDSREVVYNYYSTTCQDVTVSLCGSSYDTGLGIYGGTCPNIAPLIVCSDDDDCGGGLSYQSTATFRAEPNTNYQILVHGFSSNCGNYVINASGVPCPPPVALAPDSLVIRVEPSTSSAQLFWSSALNANVYHIYRSTDQNDIVSPANLIADVATNSFDCSGCLNEPSFEVFFAVTAEYVPVAATAPNESGNNAALGLTKADAVMSVVRENPALLMNNEVEEQAYKNGK; encoded by the coding sequence ATGAAGAGCTCGCGAATTATGTGGACGCTCCTCGTGCTGTTGTGCGCGTCGTATGCCTTTGCGCAAACACAGGCCTTTGCGCCGCCTGATCAGCAACTGCTCCCGCCGAGTTCCGAGTACTCGGTTTCCGCGCCGCAAACGGTGACGCTGCCCGCGCAGGACAACCGCACGTTTCTGCTGGAAGATGAGGCCAACTACGCGCTCGCGCAGCAGCAAGGCGTGACGCCTCCGGCGCTGATTGCCCGGCCGCAGGAAGTCAATTACAACCTCAACAACTCCGGTTCGTGGGAAATGCTCCCCGACGGCTCGCGCATCTGGCGATTGCGGATCGTCTCGCCTAACGCCACCGACACGTGGCTGGTCTATGACCAGTGGCGCATCGTCAAGCCCTGCGAGCTCTTTCTCTACAACGACGACCGTTCAATGATCTACGGTCCCTATACCAGCGTGGACAATTGGGATGGCACGAACGTAACGCCGATTATTCGCGGCGAAGCGGTCACGCTCGAGTATCATGTGCCCGTTGATCAGTCGGACGTCGGCGAACTGTCGGTGCTGCGCGTGCTGCACGGCTACCGCCACTTTCATGACGTCGAAGCCCGCGACCGCGACGCACTCGACGCCTTCGGCGATGCCGAAGCCTGTCATGTCAATATTAATTGCTTTGGCTACATGCAGGAAGAGAAGCGTGCCGTGGCGCTGGTTGCCGATCCGATGGGCGGCGTTTGCTCAGGCACCATGCTCAACAACACTCTGCAGAACGGTGATCCGCTTTTCCTGACCGCCGACCATTGCTTGAATGGCAATCAGAATAACTGGCTCTTCTACTTCAACTACGAAAGCCCAGCGTGTTCGCCGAATACTAACGGTAGTTTGAACCACGTCGTCTCGAACGCCACGCTTCTCTCAAATTGGCTCGACTCGGACTTCGCCCTGCTTCGCTTGTCGCGTCCGCGCCCCAACTCACCCTTCATTCCTGCGTTCATGGGTTGGGATCGCTGGACCGGCACGCCGTCGTCCACGTATGGCATTCACCATCCGATCGGCGATGTGAAAAAGGGCTGTGAAGATTACAATCCTCCGACCACCTCGGGTTGGAACGGCAATTTCCCCAACACCCACTGGGCGGTGCAATGGGACAATGGCGTCACTCAGGGCGGCTCCTCCGGTTCGCCGCTCATCGCCAACACTGGCCGCGTGATTGGCCAGTTACATGGCGGTTTATCATCTTGCAGCACGCCGAATGCCGCGGACAGATACGGCAAACTGTCCGTAAGCTGGGACGGCGGCGGCAATCAGAGCACGCGCTTGCGCGACTGGCTTGATCCCAACAACAGCGGCTCGCAAGTCAGCAACTACTGGCAGCCCTTCGGCCCGCCCAACGACTCCTGCGGTCAGCCGGGCTTCACGAATATCACGACGCTTCCGTTTTCCGCGTCCGGCAGCACGCTCTTCGCCGCGAACAATTTCAACACGATCGCCTGCAATTATACGAATACCGCTCCGGAAGTCATCTACACGCTGAATCTGCCCTGCGACCACACGGTCACGGTCTCGACTTGCGGCTCAAATTTCGACACCGAGCTGTTCGTGTTTCAGGGGAGCTGCAGTCAGTGGTTTACGCAAGCCGGTTGCAACGACGACTTCTGCGGCACGCAGAGTCAGGTCACGTTCAACGCGCAGGGCGGCGTCAGCTACACCATCGTGCTGGAAGGCTATGCGTCCTCGTGGGGTAACTTCGTGTTGAATGTCACCGGCACCGCCGCCGGTGCGCAGGGCAACGCGCAGTGCCCCGGCTACGAAATCACCGAAGTCCCCTACTTCACCTACGGCGCGACGGATTGCGGCGGAGATGATGTCAACCCGACCTGTCAGAGCAACGACGCACAGGACGTGCATTGGTACTGGGTCTCGCCTTACAATCAGGTTATGCGCGCCAAGACCTGTTACATCAATTTCGACACGATTCTTCAGGTTCGCGAGGGCGGTGCCTGCCCGGGAACGTGGGCCACTGGCTGCAGCGACGACTACCTCTGCGGAACGAGCTCATTGGCCAGTACCGTCGTATTTGATGCCAGCGTCGGCCAAGTCTACTACATCACCATGGACGGATACAATGGTGCGACCGGCTTCTCGTCGCTCGAACTTGAAGTCTGGAACGATGCCTGTGCCACACCCTATGTCGTCCCCAGCCTCCCGTTCAATGACTTTGGCGACACGCGCCCCGCGCGCGACGACATCGCGACCTATTTCAACCCGGCGGCGAAAGACGTGTTGTTCCAATACACGTCGCCGATTTGCCAGAATATGGGCGTCTCCATGTGCTTTGAAACCGGCTACGACTCGTATGTCGAAGTGCGCACCGGCGGCCCCTGCCCCGGCACGACCGTTGTCGCGTTTAACGACGACTACTGCGGTCTGGCCAGTCAAGCGACATGGGCTGCCGAGGCCAACCGCACCTACTACATAGTTGTCTCCGGTTTTCAAGACAGCGCAGGCCCGTTCTCGATTCAGTTCTACAACATTCCCGGCGCCATCCCTGCGCCCGCCGGCGATGTGTGTGAGACGGCGCTGCAAATCGCGACGCTGCCCTTCACGGACTACGGCAACACCTGCTGCATGGCCGACAACTACACGCCGTGCGTCGGGCCCGATTCGCGTGAAGTCGTGTACAACTACTACTCGACGACCTGTCAGGACGTCACCGTATCGCTGTGCGGCTCCTCCTATGACACCGGCCTCGGAATCTATGGCGGCACTTGTCCGAACATCGCGCCGCTGATTGTATGCAGCGATGACGACGACTGCGGCGGCGGCCTCTCCTATCAGTCCACCGCAACCTTCCGTGCCGAACCGAATACCAACTATCAGATTCTGGTGCACGGTTTTTCAAGCAACTGCGGCAACTATGTGATAAACGCCAGTGGTGTGCCCTGCCCGCCGCCGGTCGCTCTTGCTCCCGACAGTCTCGTCATTCGCGTCGAGCCGTCCACCTCGTCGGCGCAGCTCTTCTGGTCGAGCGCGCTGAATGCCAATGTCTATCATATCTATCGTTCGACGGATCAGAACGACATCGTCTCGCCTGCCAATCTGATTGCCGATGTGGCCACCAACTCCTTCGACTGTTCCGGCTGTCTAAACGAACCGTCGTTTGAAGTCTTCTTCGCGGTCACCGCTGAATACGTTCCCGTCGCTGCCACCGCGCCCAACGAATCCGGCAACAACGCCGCGCTGGGTCTGACAAAGGCCGACGCTGTGATGAGCGTTGTCCGCGAGAATCCTGCGCTCCTAATGAACAACGAAGTCGAAGAGCAGGCCTACAAGAACGGGAAATAG
- a CDS encoding MGMT family protein — MYSASAFFLHPSQVKSDSLYRRIYAVVKKIPRGKVASYGQVARIAGLERHARMVGYALHALSESDVENVPWQRVINAQGYISIRSNPLAAKIQRKFLEHEGVEFDHRDKVDFKKFGWKK; from the coding sequence ATCTATTCCGCATCCGCCTTTTTCCTTCATCCTTCACAAGTGAAGTCCGACTCCCTCTACCGCCGCATCTACGCCGTTGTGAAAAAAATCCCGCGCGGCAAGGTTGCCAGCTACGGTCAGGTCGCGCGCATCGCGGGCCTCGAGCGGCATGCGCGGATGGTCGGCTACGCGCTGCACGCCCTAAGTGAGAGCGACGTCGAGAACGTCCCCTGGCAGCGCGTCATCAACGCGCAAGGCTACATTTCGATCCGCAGCAACCCCCTCGCCGCCAAAATCCAACGCAAGTTTCTCGAACACGAAGGCGTCGAGTTCGATCACCGCGACAAAGTGGATTTCAAGAAATTCGGCTGGAAGAAATGA
- a CDS encoding T9SS type A sorting domain-containing protein has protein sequence MNLLYVIAVVLACSAFNFVRAQNYTSYFTGSPLDIPVQAEGGVCMMGGATEHDEAMRWFLRRANGGDVLVLRTDGADGYNDYLYSELGVPVNSVETIVCHNALSAGESYIHTKIRMAEAIWFAGGDQWDYVSYWRHTPIDSLINLGITNRNVVVGGTSAGMAILGGFYYTGQNGSVTSPVALNNPYDPLVTVDSTKFIDVRYMDDVVTDTHYDARAREGRHVVFMARILTDNARVPRGIACNEYTAVCIDTNGIATVYGDYPNYEEAAFFLQTNCELEDFRPEFCAPTMPLDWNLAGQAVRVCKVYGTNTGMYTFSVADWETSVGGEWENWYVSNGTLHQDDGVPVNCDSVFSAAEVVPAPRDVRLLQAYPNPFNASTTIHFELARAAQVTINVYDILGRSIAQLLSGPMSAGQHQLAWNCADCASGIYMVELQSGSNTLVSKIMLLR, from the coding sequence ATGAATCTTCTGTATGTGATTGCCGTTGTTCTTGCGTGTTCCGCGTTCAATTTCGTCCGCGCCCAAAACTACACGTCCTACTTCACAGGTAGCCCGCTAGACATCCCGGTCCAGGCCGAAGGCGGTGTGTGCATGATGGGCGGAGCGACGGAACATGACGAAGCGATGAGGTGGTTTCTCCGGCGGGCCAATGGCGGGGACGTGCTCGTTTTGCGGACGGATGGAGCGGACGGCTACAACGACTACCTGTATTCTGAATTGGGTGTGCCGGTGAATTCGGTTGAAACCATCGTCTGTCATAATGCTCTGTCGGCGGGCGAAAGCTACATCCACACCAAGATCCGCATGGCCGAGGCAATTTGGTTCGCCGGCGGCGACCAGTGGGATTATGTGTCATACTGGCGCCACACTCCCATAGACAGCCTAATTAATCTCGGTATCACCAATCGCAATGTCGTCGTCGGCGGCACCAGCGCCGGCATGGCCATACTCGGCGGGTTCTACTACACCGGGCAGAACGGCAGCGTAACGTCCCCGGTCGCCTTGAATAATCCCTACGATCCCTTGGTGACCGTGGATTCCACGAAGTTCATTGACGTCCGCTATATGGACGATGTGGTGACCGACACTCACTATGATGCCCGGGCGCGCGAAGGCCGTCACGTCGTGTTCATGGCCAGAATCCTGACCGACAACGCGCGGGTGCCGCGCGGCATCGCCTGCAACGAATACACGGCGGTCTGTATTGACACGAACGGGATCGCCACCGTGTACGGAGACTACCCCAACTACGAGGAAGCCGCTTTCTTCCTGCAGACCAATTGCGAACTGGAGGACTTCAGGCCCGAGTTCTGCGCACCGACGATGCCGTTGGATTGGAATCTCGCCGGACAGGCCGTGCGCGTCTGCAAAGTCTACGGCACCAACACGGGCATGTACACCTTTAGCGTCGCCGATTGGGAGACCAGCGTCGGCGGCGAATGGGAGAACTGGTATGTTTCGAATGGTACTCTGCATCAAGACGACGGCGTGCCTGTCAATTGCGACTCGGTGTTTTCTGCCGCCGAAGTCGTCCCGGCTCCCCGTGACGTCCGCCTGCTGCAGGCCTATCCGAATCCGTTCAATGCCTCGACAACGATACACTTCGAACTGGCGCGCGCAGCGCAGGTCACGATCAACGTGTATGACATTCTGGGCCGCTCCATCGCGCAGCTGCTCAGCGGCCCCATGAGCGCAGGCCAGCACCAGCTCGCGTGGAACTGCGCCGACTGCGCGAGCGGCATCTACATGGTCGAATTGCAGAGCGGATCGAATACGCTCGTAAGCAAGATTATGCTGTTGCGCTAA
- a CDS encoding MBL fold metallo-hydrolase, whose protein sequence is MFVATLASGSLANSLFIRSGDTRLLVDAGLGVRALLFALQELGEQPQDLSAIFITHEHSDHTKGLNSLLKKTQAPVYATTGTLTALSPGFMRRQKAFPINGTLVDVGPFTVRALHVSHDAAEPAAYQIHCGHEVLTVATDLGEVSPDLHDAFAESTIAVIESNHDEELLRTGPYPELLKQRIASHTGHLSNRQTADVLRSCKKLKHTVLAHLSEENNHPDLARASARTALDNPEIAVHLTAQKTLGPILTL, encoded by the coding sequence GTGTTCGTCGCCACACTCGCTTCCGGTTCACTGGCCAATTCACTGTTCATCCGCTCGGGTGACACGCGCCTGCTCGTGGATGCGGGCCTCGGCGTGCGTGCGCTGCTTTTCGCGTTGCAGGAACTCGGCGAGCAGCCGCAGGATCTCAGCGCGATTTTCATTACGCACGAACACTCCGATCACACGAAAGGTTTGAACAGCCTGTTGAAGAAGACGCAGGCCCCGGTCTATGCCACGACCGGCACGCTCACGGCCCTGTCACCGGGTTTCATGCGTCGTCAGAAGGCCTTTCCGATCAACGGCACACTCGTGGATGTCGGCCCGTTCACGGTGCGCGCACTGCACGTCTCGCACGATGCCGCCGAACCTGCGGCCTATCAAATTCATTGCGGCCACGAAGTGCTGACTGTCGCCACCGATCTGGGCGAGGTCTCCCCTGACTTACACGACGCATTTGCCGAATCGACGATTGCCGTTATCGAGAGCAACCACGACGAGGAGCTGCTGCGCACCGGTCCCTACCCCGAACTGCTCAAGCAGCGTATCGCCTCCCACACGGGCCATCTCTCAAATCGCCAGACCGCCGACGTGCTCCGCTCGTGCAAGAAGCTCAAGCACACGGTGCTCGCGCATCTGTCCGAAGAGAACAATCATCCCGATCTCGCGCGCGCCAGCGCCCGTACCGCGCTTGACAACCCCGAGATCGCCGTGCACCTGACCGCCCAAAAGACACTCGGCCCCATTCTCACTTTGTGA
- a CDS encoding RDD family protein translates to MFCPHCGKQTHETAQYCENCGREIVLPKTEQTAHAPDSLNVFPVQYAGFWRRVLAAIIDTIIIQIAAAPFTWHAEFDLFSMTFGLELVIQWLYCALFESSFRQATIGKIVMNIVVTDLNYRRISFARATGRHFAKYISAIILGIGYIMVAFTEKKQGLHDILADTLVVQK, encoded by the coding sequence ATGTTCTGTCCACATTGCGGCAAGCAAACACACGAAACGGCGCAGTACTGCGAAAACTGCGGCCGGGAAATCGTGTTGCCCAAGACTGAGCAGACCGCGCATGCGCCGGACTCGCTCAACGTCTTTCCGGTGCAATATGCCGGCTTCTGGCGGCGCGTGCTGGCCGCGATTATTGATACCATCATTATCCAGATTGCCGCGGCACCGTTCACTTGGCATGCGGAGTTTGATCTATTCTCGATGACGTTTGGTCTCGAGTTGGTTATTCAGTGGCTCTATTGCGCGCTGTTTGAAAGTTCCTTCCGGCAGGCCACCATCGGCAAGATCGTGATGAACATCGTCGTCACCGATCTGAACTATCGCCGTATTTCTTTCGCGAGGGCGACGGGCCGCCACTTCGCCAAGTACATCAGCGCGATTATTCTCGGCATCGGCTATATCATGGTCGCGTTCACCGAGAAGAAGCAAGGCCTGCACGACATTCTCGCCGACACCTTAGTCGTCCAGAAATGA
- a CDS encoding zinc-ribbon domain-containing protein — translation MHCTVCGEKLASDARFCPKCGTDSGAKERPVVVVQQPPEKHWHPGIAAVLSFFIPGLGQIYRGKILRGLLWMGATAVGYWLLIVPGLILHLLYIINAYVGNPYKR, via the coding sequence ATGCATTGCACCGTCTGTGGCGAAAAACTCGCGTCTGACGCGCGCTTCTGTCCGAAGTGCGGCACGGACAGCGGTGCGAAGGAACGGCCCGTTGTGGTCGTGCAACAACCGCCCGAGAAACACTGGCATCCGGGCATCGCCGCGGTTTTGAGCTTCTTCATTCCCGGCCTCGGTCAGATCTATCGCGGCAAGATCCTGCGCGGTCTGCTCTGGATGGGCGCCACTGCCGTAGGCTATTGGCTGCTCATCGTGCCCGGCCTGATTCTGCATCTCTTGTACATCATTAATGCCTACGTCGGCAACCCCTACAAACGCTGA
- a CDS encoding orotate phosphoribosyltransferase, with product MNQEIALDLLRECGAFLEGHFLLSSGRHSDVYVEKFRLLERPELTEQFAHALANHFRIASPDLVVGPLTGGVLVAHEVGKDMGVQIAFPERVDGRMEWRRGFEIQPGQRVLICEDVITTGLSVGEVKEAIERDGGNVIGIGALIQRGDTHLSPTPYAVVKLALQSFAPADCPFCLQGVPLSKRGSRVAV from the coding sequence ATGAATCAAGAAATCGCCCTGGATCTCCTTCGCGAATGCGGCGCGTTTCTCGAAGGGCATTTTCTGTTGTCGAGTGGCCGACACAGTGATGTGTATGTGGAGAAGTTTCGCCTGCTCGAACGGCCTGAACTGACGGAACAGTTCGCGCACGCTCTGGCCAATCATTTCCGGATTGCCAGCCCCGATCTGGTCGTCGGTCCCTTGACCGGCGGCGTGCTGGTGGCGCACGAAGTCGGTAAAGATATGGGAGTACAAATCGCCTTCCCTGAACGTGTGGACGGCCGCATGGAATGGCGGCGCGGTTTTGAAATTCAGCCCGGCCAGCGCGTGCTGATTTGCGAAGATGTCATCACCACCGGCCTGTCGGTCGGCGAGGTCAAGGAAGCCATTGAACGTGATGGCGGCAACGTGATCGGTATCGGCGCCTTGATTCAGCGCGGTGACACGCACCTTTCGCCGACTCCTTATGCCGTGGTGAAACTGGCGCTCCAGTCATTTGCGCCCGCCGATTGCCCGTTCTGCCTGCAAGGCGTCCCGCTCTCGAAGCGCGGCAGCCGCGTCGCTGTCTGA